The following are encoded in a window of Magnetospirillum sp. 15-1 genomic DNA:
- a CDS encoding FAD/NAD(P)-binding oxidoreductase, giving the protein MSKTILIVGGGLAGTIVANGICRQMGTELRSGALNITMLGTSETHMYQPGLLYIPFGRMREAELFRDQRKVLDKRVNFFVDPAKNIDVEKNQVTTEAGRTFKYDYLVLATGSRIMPQTIPGMQEGGHWFYDLDGARKLRTALSEFKGGKIVINVNAPHKCPVAPLEVAFMLHDYLKAKGLWDKTELTYTYPIGRLHALEPVAHWAKPEFEKLGIKYETFFNTESVDPGKKTITSMEGSELPYDLLITIPPHQGAQVIDDSGLGKGGWVPTNTKTLHREGSANVFVVGDTTNIPISKAGSTAHFEADVTIDNLVSLCQENTFAREYDGKVFCFVETGLGSGTYVWFNYTTPPNPGPPSQMIHWFKLAYNRLYWLSARGLL; this is encoded by the coding sequence ATGTCGAAGACGATTCTGATCGTCGGCGGGGGGCTTGCGGGCACCATCGTCGCCAATGGTATCTGTCGCCAGATGGGGACCGAGCTGCGTTCCGGCGCGCTCAACATCACCATGCTGGGCACCAGCGAGACCCATATGTACCAGCCGGGTCTGCTGTATATCCCCTTCGGCCGCATGCGCGAGGCCGAGCTGTTCCGCGACCAGCGCAAGGTGCTGGACAAGCGCGTCAACTTCTTCGTCGATCCGGCCAAGAATATCGACGTCGAGAAGAACCAGGTCACCACCGAGGCCGGCCGCACCTTCAAGTACGACTATCTGGTGCTGGCCACCGGCTCGCGCATCATGCCGCAGACCATCCCCGGCATGCAGGAGGGCGGCCACTGGTTCTACGACCTGGACGGCGCCCGCAAGCTGCGCACCGCGCTGAGCGAGTTCAAGGGCGGCAAGATCGTCATCAACGTCAACGCTCCCCACAAGTGCCCGGTGGCACCGCTGGAGGTGGCGTTCATGCTGCATGACTACCTCAAGGCCAAGGGCCTGTGGGACAAGACCGAGCTGACCTACACCTATCCCATCGGCCGCCTGCACGCCCTCGAGCCCGTCGCCCATTGGGCCAAGCCGGAATTCGAGAAGCTGGGCATCAAGTACGAGACCTTCTTCAACACCGAGAGCGTCGATCCGGGGAAGAAGACCATCACCTCCATGGAAGGCTCCGAGCTTCCCTACGACCTGCTGATCACCATACCGCCCCACCAGGGCGCCCAGGTGATCGACGATTCCGGTCTGGGCAAGGGCGGCTGGGTGCCGACCAACACCAAGACCCTGCACCGCGAGGGCTCGGCCAACGTCTTCGTGGTCGGCGACACCACCAACATTCCGATCTCCAAGGCCGGGTCCACCGCCCATTTCGAGGCCGACGTCACCATCGACAACCTGGTGTCGCTGTGCCAGGAGAATACCTTCGCCCGCGAATACGACGGCAAGGTGTTCTGCTTCGTCGAGACCGGACTGGGCAGCGGCACCTATGTGTGGTTCAACTACACCACGCCGCCCAATCCCGGGCCGCCGTCGCAGATGATCCACTGGTTCAAGCTGGCCTATAACCGGCTGTACTGGCTGTCGGCCCGCGGCCTGCTCTAG
- a CDS encoding sulfurtransferase TusA family protein, producing MAERQKIDARGAFCPGPLMELIAALKLASIGDEVDVWSSDKGSASDIPAWCAKVGHAVVETSEHDGYWSVVVRKAK from the coding sequence ATGGCCGAACGCCAGAAGATCGACGCCCGCGGCGCCTTTTGCCCGGGTCCGCTGATGGAACTGATCGCCGCTCTCAAGCTGGCGTCCATCGGCGACGAGGTGGATGTGTGGTCGTCCGACAAGGGGTCGGCCTCGGACATCCCCGCCTGGTGCGCCAAGGTCGGCCACGCCGTGGTCGAAACCTCGGAACATGACGGGTATTGGAGCGTCGTGGTGCGCAAGGCCAAATAG